In Bacillus cereus ATCC 14579, a single window of DNA contains:
- a CDS encoding L,D-transpeptidase → MPYLLSIILCLSLSPIWPLGDNPRAGDPFIIVNKATNKLAYIDDGKIQKVFPVATGKTNELTPEGTFDVVMKAKDPYYIAKDIPGGSPKNPLGSRWIGFNARGTDGSKYGIHGTNQPSSIGKYISQGCIRMKKNDVEYLFDRIPIGTKVWIVKSKKSFQQLAKEKGAVAYEKANEKVGFFYYNKLS, encoded by the coding sequence ATGCCGTATCTTCTCTCTATCATATTATGTCTTTCTTTATCGCCGATTTGGCCTCTTGGGGATAATCCACGTGCCGGAGATCCTTTTATTATTGTAAATAAAGCAACGAATAAATTAGCTTACATTGACGATGGAAAGATTCAAAAGGTTTTTCCAGTAGCGACAGGGAAAACGAATGAATTAACTCCAGAAGGAACTTTTGATGTTGTAATGAAAGCGAAGGATCCGTATTATATTGCGAAGGATATTCCAGGTGGGTCGCCAAAAAATCCACTTGGGTCAAGGTGGATTGGATTTAATGCAAGAGGAACTGATGGAAGTAAATATGGAATACATGGAACAAACCAACCGAGTTCAATTGGAAAGTATATTTCACAAGGGTGTATAAGAATGAAGAAAAACGATGTGGAATATTTGTTTGATCGCATTCCAATTGGAACGAAAGTATGGATTGTGAAATCGAAAAAATCATTTCAGCAATTGGCAAAAGAAAAAGGAGCCGTTGCATATGAAAAAGCCAACGAAAAGGTTGGCTTTTTCTATTATAATAAGTTGTCTTGA
- a CDS encoding GNAT family N-acetyltransferase yields MMKIYETDRLYLREIDESYAETVLQYYDRNREFLKAWEEYRPDDFFTLDYQKKKLQKDRKEFEEGKIIRLWIFKKGDDTKIIGCISFNLIVRGIYQSCVLSYKLDKAELNKGYTTEALRKAIQVAFGEFQLHRIEAPIMPRNLASIQVVTKIGFQYEGVSRKMLMVNGVWEDHMRWVLLNE; encoded by the coding sequence ATGATGAAAATATACGAAACAGATCGTTTATACTTAAGGGAAATTGATGAGTCGTATGCTGAAACAGTTCTTCAATATTACGACAGAAATCGTGAATTTTTAAAAGCTTGGGAAGAGTATAGACCGGATGATTTTTTTACGCTAGATTATCAAAAGAAAAAGTTGCAAAAGGATAGAAAAGAGTTCGAAGAAGGGAAAATCATCAGACTATGGATTTTTAAAAAGGGTGATGATACGAAAATAATTGGGTGTATTTCATTTAATTTAATCGTTCGTGGCATTTATCAATCTTGTGTCCTCAGTTATAAATTAGATAAAGCAGAGTTAAACAAAGGGTATACGACAGAAGCGCTTAGAAAAGCAATTCAAGTTGCTTTTGGGGAATTTCAGTTACATCGTATAGAAGCTCCGATTATGCCTCGTAATTTAGCATCTATACAAGTAGTAACGAAGATAGGTTTTCAATATGAAGGCGTGTCTAGGAAGATGTTAATGGTAAATGGCGTGTGGGAAGATCATATGCGCTGGGTATTGTTAAATGAGTAA
- a CDS encoding DUF3894 domain-containing protein: MYLNPKLSYMQFFMGFLFVITFILATFNICSYLVAIVCMALLNLTFVIGAFQQKQYTSFVIALVMSFSFSIVAIVFYIK, from the coding sequence ATGTACTTGAATCCAAAACTTTCGTATATGCAGTTTTTTATGGGATTTCTATTTGTTATTACATTCATATTGGCAACTTTTAATATATGTTCTTATCTTGTAGCGATTGTATGTATGGCATTACTTAATCTAACTTTTGTTATTGGAGCATTTCAGCAGAAACAATATACAAGTTTTGTAATAGCACTTGTAATGTCATTTTCCTTTAGTATTGTAGCGATTGTGTTTTATATAAAATAA
- a CDS encoding amino acid ABC transporter ATP-binding protein gives MIKIENLHKSFGKNEVLKGITTTIEKGEVVAIIGPSGSGKSTFLRCMNMLEAPTDGHIWIGTEEVTNPKTNVMHVRENVGMVFQHFHLFPHMTVLENITYAPTNVKGVTKQEAEKKAEKLLEKVGLVDKKDTYPNRLSGGQKQRVAIARALAMEPEVMLFDEPTSALDPEMVKEVLEVMKSLVTTGMTMAIVTHEMGFAKEVADRVLFLDGGKLVEDSAPEEFFAAPKSERAQQFLQKIL, from the coding sequence GTGATTAAAATTGAAAACCTTCATAAATCATTTGGTAAAAACGAAGTATTAAAAGGAATTACAACAACGATTGAAAAAGGGGAAGTAGTTGCAATTATAGGACCTTCTGGATCAGGAAAATCAACGTTTTTACGTTGTATGAATATGTTAGAAGCACCAACGGATGGTCACATTTGGATTGGAACGGAAGAAGTAACGAATCCGAAAACGAATGTTATGCATGTTCGTGAAAATGTCGGTATGGTATTTCAACATTTTCACTTATTTCCTCATATGACTGTATTAGAAAATATTACGTATGCTCCTACCAATGTAAAAGGGGTAACGAAGCAAGAAGCTGAAAAGAAAGCTGAGAAACTTTTAGAAAAGGTTGGACTAGTAGATAAAAAAGATACGTATCCAAATCGTCTTTCGGGAGGACAAAAGCAACGTGTAGCAATTGCAAGAGCGTTAGCAATGGAACCCGAAGTTATGTTATTTGATGAACCGACATCGGCGCTAGATCCAGAGATGGTGAAAGAAGTGTTAGAAGTTATGAAATCGTTAGTTACGACAGGAATGACGATGGCTATCGTTACACATGAAATGGGCTTTGCAAAAGAAGTGGCAGATCGTGTTCTTTTCTTGGACGGAGGAAAGCTTGTAGAAGATAGTGCGCCAGAAGAATTTTTTGCAGCGCCGAAAAGTGAACGTGCGCAACAATTTTTACAAAAAATATTGTAA
- the bfmBAB gene encoding 3-methyl-2-oxobutanoate dehydrogenase subunit beta: MAVMSYIDAITLAMREEMERDEKVFVLGEDVGKKGGVFKATHGLYDQFGEDRALDAPLAESAIAGVAIGAAMYGMRPIAEMQFADFIMPAVNQIVSEAAKIRYRSNNDWTCPVTIRAPFGGGVHGALYHSQSVEAMFANQPGLKIVIPSTPYDAKGLLKAAIRDEDPVLFFEHKRAYRLIKGEVPEDDYVLPIGKADVKREGDDITVITYGLCVHFALQAAEKLAQDGISAHILDLRTVYPLDKEAIIEAASKTGKVLLVTEDNKEGSIMSEVAAIIAENCLFDLDAPIARLAGPDVPAMPYAPTMEKFFMVNPDKVEKAMRELAEF; this comes from the coding sequence ATGGCTGTAATGTCTTATATTGATGCTATTACATTAGCAATGCGCGAAGAAATGGAACGCGATGAGAAAGTATTCGTTTTAGGAGAAGATGTTGGTAAAAAAGGTGGCGTGTTTAAAGCGACACACGGTTTGTATGATCAATTTGGTGAAGATCGTGCGCTTGATGCACCGCTTGCAGAATCTGCAATTGCTGGGGTAGCAATTGGTGCGGCAATGTATGGTATGCGTCCAATCGCTGAAATGCAGTTTGCTGATTTCATCATGCCAGCAGTAAACCAAATTGTTTCTGAGGCAGCAAAAATTCGTTATCGTTCTAATAATGATTGGACTTGTCCAGTTACAATTCGTGCACCATTTGGCGGGGGTGTTCACGGTGCATTGTATCATTCACAATCTGTAGAAGCGATGTTTGCAAACCAACCAGGTTTAAAAATCGTTATCCCTTCTACACCATATGATGCAAAAGGCTTATTAAAAGCAGCCATTCGTGATGAAGATCCAGTATTATTCTTCGAACATAAACGTGCATATCGTTTAATTAAAGGTGAAGTGCCGGAGGATGACTACGTATTACCAATCGGAAAAGCAGATGTAAAACGTGAAGGTGATGATATTACAGTTATCACGTACGGATTATGTGTTCATTTTGCTCTTCAAGCGGCTGAAAAGTTAGCACAAGATGGCATCTCTGCACACATTCTTGATTTACGTACTGTATATCCATTAGATAAAGAAGCAATCATTGAAGCAGCTTCTAAAACAGGTAAAGTTCTTCTTGTAACAGAAGACAATAAAGAAGGAAGCATTATGAGTGAAGTGGCAGCAATTATTGCTGAAAACTGTCTATTTGATTTAGATGCGCCAATCGCACGTCTTGCAGGTCCAGACGTTCCAGCAATGCCATATGCACCAACAATGGAAAAATTCTTTATGGTAAATCCAGATAAAGTTGAAAAAGCAATGCGTGAACTTGCGGAATTTTAA
- a CDS encoding NUDIX hydrolase — protein sequence MGYVEELRKIVGHRPLILVGAVVLVINENGYVLLQQRTEPYGKWGLPGGLMELSESPEETAYREVYEETGIKVKNLQLINVFSGANYFTKLANGDEFQSVTTAYYTDEYEGDFVMNKEEAVQLKFFSVTELPDYIVGSHKKMIAEYMKIMEKKI from the coding sequence GTGGGATATGTAGAAGAATTACGAAAAATAGTTGGTCATCGCCCTTTAATTTTAGTTGGTGCTGTTGTACTCGTTATAAATGAAAATGGATATGTTTTATTGCAGCAGCGGACAGAGCCGTACGGAAAATGGGGGCTACCTGGTGGGCTAATGGAGCTTAGTGAATCACCAGAAGAAACAGCTTATCGTGAAGTATATGAAGAGACAGGAATAAAAGTGAAGAACTTGCAACTAATCAATGTATTTTCTGGAGCGAACTACTTTACAAAATTAGCAAACGGTGATGAATTTCAATCTGTAACAACCGCCTATTATACAGATGAATACGAAGGGGATTTTGTTATGAATAAAGAAGAAGCAGTTCAGCTTAAATTCTTTTCAGTAACAGAACTACCTGACTATATTGTAGGATCGCATAAAAAAATGATTGCTGAATATATGAAGATTATGGAAAAAAAGATATAA
- a CDS encoding YjdF family protein, which produces MDLTVYHDGQFFVGIITCKEQGKLYGARYIFGAEPSDEEVLMFVNGSLLEHFQHFAKCGVEVKEKQRPKNIKRIIRQAAKEINIKRFTKAQEAISLSYELHKQEKKVQSKEKREAEKERRRLMKVQKAKQKHRGHLKKRC; this is translated from the coding sequence ATGGATTTGACAGTATATCACGATGGCCAATTTTTTGTTGGAATCATTACATGTAAAGAACAAGGGAAATTGTATGGGGCGAGGTATATTTTTGGGGCGGAACCGTCAGATGAAGAAGTGCTTATGTTTGTGAATGGTTCACTTTTAGAGCATTTTCAGCACTTTGCAAAATGTGGTGTAGAAGTTAAAGAAAAACAGCGTCCTAAAAACATAAAGCGTATCATACGACAAGCAGCAAAAGAAATAAATATTAAACGTTTTACTAAGGCGCAAGAGGCGATTAGTTTATCTTATGAATTGCATAAACAAGAAAAGAAAGTGCAGTCTAAAGAGAAGCGAGAAGCTGAAAAAGAAAGAAGACGTTTAATGAAAGTACAAAAAGCAAAGCAAAAACATCGTGGTCACTTAAAGAAAAGGTGTTAG
- a CDS encoding FtsW/RodA/SpoVE family cell cycle protein, with protein sequence MKRSTEFLKSLDVKLILILCALCVTSIAAIYSSQQTGQYGAANFAMKQGVNYIIGVVLLLLVASIDLDQLQKLSWPLYIAGFASLILLKVLPPSGFTPEKLGAKRWFVFPVFGQIQPSEFFKIALLLVVASIAVKHNAQYMARTFQTDLKLVGKIMLVSLPPMAVVYSQPDTGMVFLYAAAIACILFMSGIQKKLIALCTVIPLTILSALIFIFFKYQDFFYNNLVTLLKPHQQSRIVGWLNPFENADQGYQTQQSILAVGSGGMEGKGFGGGSVYIPEKHTDFIFATIAEEGGFIVAALVVFLFLLLLYRTIIIGYSADNLFGTLLCAGSIGILTVQIFQNIGMIVGLMPVKGIALPFLSYGGSSLFSNMIMMGLILSVRKTYKKYMFSVK encoded by the coding sequence ATGAAAAGAAGTACCGAGTTTCTAAAAAGTTTAGATGTAAAATTAATTTTAATTTTGTGTGCACTATGTGTGACGAGTATAGCTGCTATATATAGCAGTCAGCAAACGGGACAGTATGGAGCTGCAAACTTTGCTATGAAACAAGGTGTTAACTACATAATTGGGGTTGTATTGTTACTTCTTGTTGCAAGCATCGACTTAGATCAATTGCAAAAATTGTCTTGGCCACTTTATATTGCCGGGTTTGCTTCACTTATTCTTTTGAAAGTATTACCACCATCAGGTTTTACACCTGAAAAATTAGGTGCAAAAAGATGGTTTGTTTTCCCAGTATTTGGACAAATTCAGCCGTCTGAGTTTTTCAAAATTGCATTGCTACTTGTAGTAGCAAGTATAGCAGTAAAACATAATGCACAGTATATGGCAAGGACATTCCAAACAGATTTAAAGCTAGTAGGTAAAATTATGCTAGTGTCACTTCCACCTATGGCGGTTGTATATAGTCAACCTGATACAGGTATGGTGTTCTTATATGCTGCTGCTATTGCATGTATTTTATTTATGTCAGGTATTCAAAAGAAATTGATAGCATTATGTACAGTTATTCCGTTGACCATATTATCTGCTTTAATATTTATTTTCTTTAAGTATCAAGATTTTTTCTATAATAATTTAGTTACTTTACTAAAACCTCACCAACAGTCGCGTATTGTAGGTTGGTTAAATCCATTTGAAAATGCAGATCAAGGTTATCAAACGCAACAATCGATTTTAGCTGTAGGTAGTGGAGGAATGGAAGGTAAAGGGTTTGGGGGAGGAAGCGTCTATATCCCAGAGAAGCATACTGACTTTATTTTCGCTACAATTGCCGAAGAAGGTGGATTTATCGTAGCAGCCTTAGTTGTCTTCTTGTTCCTATTACTACTATATCGAACAATTATTATTGGTTATTCCGCTGATAATTTATTTGGTACATTATTATGCGCTGGATCGATCGGTATATTAACAGTTCAAATATTCCAAAACATCGGTATGATCGTTGGATTAATGCCTGTAAAAGGTATTGCATTACCTTTCTTATCGTATGGGGGAAGTTCCTTATTCTCGAATATGATTATGATGGGGCTCATACTATCGGTACGGAAAACGTATAAAAAATATATGTTTTCAGTTAAGTAA
- the prli42 gene encoding stressosome-associated protein Prli42, with translation MHKKAQKVMVYVMLISMLVTTLLAGASMFW, from the coding sequence ATGCATAAAAAAGCTCAAAAAGTTATGGTTTATGTGATGCTGATTTCTATGCTTGTAACAACATTACTTGCTGGCGCGAGTATGTTTTGGTAA
- a CDS encoding amino acid ABC transporter permease, with translation MNLDFSAITPSIPYILKGLEVTLKIVAVSALAGFILGTLLALCKIARIRALNIAADFYTSIFRGTPLVLQLMIIYFGVPQIIGYEIPAFLAAVLAFSLNSGAYMSEVIRAGIQAVDKGQTEAAMALGVPYGKMMRNIIFPQALKNILPALVNEFATLTKESAVVTVIGATDLMRRAYIVGGETFKYLEPLLFVGLIYYMLVIILTLVGKAIEGRMKKSD, from the coding sequence ATGAACTTAGATTTTTCGGCGATTACGCCTTCGATACCATATATACTAAAAGGTTTAGAAGTTACTTTGAAAATTGTAGCAGTATCAGCTCTAGCAGGATTTATTTTAGGAACGCTATTAGCACTTTGTAAAATTGCTAGAATACGAGCATTAAATATAGCAGCAGATTTTTATACATCAATTTTTCGTGGTACGCCCCTTGTATTGCAATTAATGATTATTTATTTCGGTGTCCCGCAAATAATTGGTTATGAAATACCAGCATTCTTAGCTGCTGTACTTGCATTTAGCTTGAATTCAGGTGCATACATGTCAGAAGTAATTCGTGCTGGTATTCAAGCGGTTGATAAAGGACAAACAGAAGCAGCAATGGCTTTAGGGGTACCATACGGAAAAATGATGAGAAATATTATTTTCCCTCAAGCATTAAAAAATATATTACCAGCGCTTGTGAACGAATTTGCGACACTTACGAAAGAATCGGCTGTAGTAACAGTAATAGGCGCGACTGATTTAATGCGTCGTGCTTACATCGTAGGCGGTGAGACATTTAAATATCTTGAACCATTACTTTTTGTTGGACTGATTTATTATATGTTAGTCATTATTCTTACATTAGTCGGGAAGGCAATTGAAGGGAGAATGAAGAAAAGTGATTAA
- a CDS encoding dihydrolipoamide acetyltransferase family protein, giving the protein MAVENITMPQLGESVTEGTISKWLVNVGDHVNKYDPLAEVMTDKVNAEVPSSFTGIVKELIAGEGDTLAVGEVVCVIQVEGADEVAATAVEEKTKEEPKAEVATSEKAPKVKQPTDGKPRFSPAVLKLAGEHNVDLDLVEGTGANGRITRKDILKLVESGNIPQAGAAKKEEAVAAVVEARPEAPKAAPVAQKVEAAKPVSVPTMPGDIEIPVTGVRKAIAANMLRSKHEAPHAWMMIEVDVTNLVSYRNSIKGDFKKREGFNLTFFAFFVKAVAQALKEYPQINSMWAGDKIVQKKDINLSIAVATEEELFVPVIKQADEKTIKGIAREITELAGKVRTKSLKADEMQGGTFTINNTGSFGSVQSMGIINYPQAAILQVESIVKRPVIMDNGMFGARDMVNLCLSLDHRVLDGLICGKFLGRVKEILENMSENNTSVY; this is encoded by the coding sequence ATGGCTGTAGAAAATATTACAATGCCTCAGCTCGGGGAGAGCGTTACAGAGGGCACAATTAGTAAATGGCTCGTTAATGTTGGCGATCACGTAAACAAGTATGATCCGCTTGCAGAAGTAATGACTGATAAAGTAAATGCTGAAGTACCATCTTCTTTCACGGGGATTGTGAAAGAGTTAATCGCTGGTGAAGGTGATACGTTAGCTGTAGGTGAAGTAGTTTGTGTGATTCAAGTAGAAGGCGCAGATGAAGTAGCAGCAACAGCTGTTGAGGAAAAAACAAAAGAAGAACCAAAGGCGGAAGTAGCTACGTCTGAAAAAGCACCGAAAGTAAAACAACCAACTGATGGAAAACCACGTTTTTCACCAGCTGTGTTAAAACTTGCGGGTGAGCATAACGTTGATTTAGATCTAGTAGAAGGTACGGGAGCAAACGGCCGTATCACTCGTAAAGATATTTTAAAGCTAGTGGAATCTGGAAATATTCCGCAAGCAGGTGCGGCGAAGAAAGAGGAAGCTGTAGCGGCAGTAGTAGAAGCTCGCCCAGAAGCACCAAAAGCAGCACCAGTAGCGCAAAAAGTAGAAGCTGCGAAACCAGTTTCTGTACCTACAATGCCTGGAGATATCGAAATTCCAGTAACAGGTGTGCGTAAAGCAATCGCAGCAAACATGTTACGTAGTAAACACGAAGCACCACATGCTTGGATGATGATTGAAGTAGATGTGACAAACCTTGTGTCATACCGTAACTCAATTAAAGGTGACTTTAAGAAGCGTGAAGGCTTTAACTTAACGTTCTTTGCTTTCTTCGTAAAAGCAGTAGCACAAGCGTTAAAAGAGTATCCTCAAATTAATTCAATGTGGGCTGGCGATAAAATTGTTCAGAAGAAAGATATTAACCTTTCTATCGCTGTTGCAACAGAGGAAGAACTATTTGTACCAGTAATTAAGCAAGCGGACGAGAAAACAATTAAAGGTATCGCTCGTGAAATTACAGAACTTGCAGGAAAAGTACGTACGAAATCGTTAAAAGCAGACGAAATGCAAGGTGGAACATTTACAATTAATAACACAGGATCATTCGGTTCTGTTCAATCTATGGGTATTATTAATTACCCACAAGCGGCTATTCTACAAGTTGAATCAATTGTAAAACGCCCAGTAATTATGGATAACGGTATGTTCGGTGCTCGTGATATGGTTAACTTATGTTTATCACTTGATCACCGAGTACTTGATGGTTTAATTTGTGGTAAGTTCTTAGGACGTGTTAAAGAAATTTTAGAAAACATGTCAGAAAACAATACATCTGTATATTAA
- a CDS encoding BrxA/BrxB family bacilliredoxin: MNDVVRQAREEIVSAGYTELTTPEAVEEAFKRNGTTLVMVNSVCGCAGGIARPAAAHSVHYDKRPNHLVTVFAGQDKEATARAREYFEGYPPSSPSFALLKDGKIVTMVERHEIEGHEPMQVIAKLQSYFEENCEEL, encoded by the coding sequence ATGAATGATGTTGTCCGCCAAGCGCGTGAAGAGATTGTCTCTGCTGGATATACAGAATTGACGACGCCAGAAGCGGTAGAAGAAGCGTTTAAAAGAAATGGAACAACACTTGTAATGGTAAACTCTGTATGTGGTTGTGCAGGTGGTATTGCTCGTCCTGCTGCTGCGCATTCCGTACATTATGATAAACGTCCTAACCACCTTGTAACGGTGTTTGCAGGTCAAGATAAAGAAGCGACAGCAAGAGCGCGTGAATATTTCGAAGGGTACCCACCTTCTTCTCCATCATTTGCTTTATTAAAAGATGGAAAAATTGTAACGATGGTAGAGCGTCATGAAATTGAAGGTCATGAACCGATGCAAGTTATTGCGAAACTACAATCATATTTTGAAGAGAATTGTGAAGAACTATAA
- a CDS encoding aromatic acid exporter family protein — translation MFKIGYRTVKTAIGTGAAVFIAQLLGLEFYSSAGILVILCVQNTKRKSLQVSLHRFLACVLSMVFAFCIFETIGYTPLAISILLLTFIPTAVMLKIQEGIVTSSVIVMHLYSLKQITWLIVGNEIAILTIGISVALLVNMYMPSSENKLKEYQDKIESNFKTILFEMVVYLRNRESSWSGAELIETENMLNEARDLSFKKLENAFMREDDYYYRYFNMRMQQFEILERMIPLAASLSWTYEQADMIADVVENIGNAISPESTGVISLRQLQEMRELFRDMPLPATREEFEIRAKLVQLVYEMEQYLLIKSRFKGKDNIKELI, via the coding sequence ATGTTTAAAATTGGATACCGTACAGTAAAAACAGCAATAGGGACAGGCGCGGCAGTTTTTATTGCTCAGTTATTAGGGTTGGAATTTTATAGTTCAGCAGGTATTTTAGTTATTTTATGTGTACAAAATACGAAGCGCAAATCGCTTCAAGTGTCGTTACATCGTTTTCTAGCGTGTGTATTATCAATGGTATTCGCGTTTTGTATTTTTGAAACGATCGGCTATACACCACTTGCAATTAGCATATTGTTACTTACATTTATTCCGACTGCAGTAATGCTTAAAATTCAAGAAGGCATTGTCACGAGTTCAGTTATTGTTATGCATCTATATTCATTGAAGCAAATTACATGGCTTATAGTTGGAAATGAAATTGCTATATTAACGATAGGGATTAGCGTGGCGTTATTAGTAAATATGTATATGCCGAGTAGTGAAAATAAGCTAAAAGAGTATCAGGATAAAATAGAGAGCAATTTTAAAACGATTTTGTTTGAAATGGTTGTGTATTTACGAAATCGAGAAAGTAGTTGGAGTGGGGCAGAACTCATTGAAACCGAGAATATGTTAAATGAAGCAAGAGATTTATCGTTTAAAAAACTTGAGAATGCATTTATGCGAGAAGATGATTATTACTATCGTTATTTTAATATGCGTATGCAACAATTCGAAATTTTAGAGCGAATGATACCACTAGCAGCTTCTTTATCATGGACATATGAACAAGCTGATATGATTGCAGATGTTGTTGAAAACATTGGTAATGCTATTAGCCCTGAGAGTACTGGCGTTATTTCCTTAAGGCAGCTTCAAGAAATGAGGGAATTATTTAGAGACATGCCATTACCAGCTACACGCGAAGAATTTGAGATACGTGCGAAACTTGTTCAACTTGTGTATGAAATGGAACAATATTTACTCATTAAAAGTCGCTTTAAGGGAAAGGATAATATAAAAGAACTTATATAG
- a CDS encoding transporter substrate-binding domain-containing protein: MKKLVSISFALILILSMFSACSNGESKETKGNKKVLVMGTSADYKPYEYVDASKSDEIIGFDVDVAKYIGKELGYEVKVKDMDFGGLLASLSSGKVDFVMAGMTPTAERKNNVDFTDIYFVAKNMVVSKKDSNIKSVEDLKGKKVGVQTGSIQEEKAAEFKKQVDFQVEGRDRIPEIVQEIKAGRFDAAIIEDTVAKNYLEKMKDLQGIEIKEAPEEVGAAIALPKNSDKTAEFNKVIKKMQENGEMDKLVKKWFGSGK, translated from the coding sequence ATGAAGAAGTTAGTATCAATATCGTTTGCACTTATTTTAATTTTAAGTATGTTCAGCGCTTGTAGTAATGGGGAATCGAAAGAAACAAAAGGAAATAAGAAAGTACTCGTAATGGGAACTTCAGCAGATTATAAACCATATGAATACGTAGATGCGTCAAAGAGCGATGAAATTATCGGCTTTGATGTTGATGTTGCTAAATATATCGGAAAAGAACTTGGGTATGAAGTGAAAGTGAAAGATATGGATTTTGGTGGTTTATTAGCATCTCTTAGTTCAGGAAAAGTTGATTTCGTAATGGCAGGCATGACGCCAACTGCAGAGCGTAAAAATAATGTTGATTTTACAGATATTTATTTTGTTGCGAAAAATATGGTCGTTTCTAAAAAGGATTCTAACATTAAATCTGTAGAGGATTTAAAAGGGAAAAAAGTAGGAGTACAAACAGGGTCTATTCAAGAAGAGAAAGCAGCAGAATTTAAAAAACAAGTAGATTTCCAAGTTGAGGGACGTGATCGTATACCAGAAATCGTACAAGAAATTAAAGCTGGTCGTTTTGACGCTGCAATTATAGAAGACACAGTTGCTAAAAATTATTTAGAGAAAATGAAAGATTTACAAGGAATTGAAATTAAAGAAGCGCCAGAAGAAGTTGGAGCAGCAATTGCCCTTCCGAAAAACAGTGATAAAACAGCTGAATTTAATAAAGTAATTAAAAAAATGCAAGAAAATGGAGAAATGGATAAATTAGTGAAGAAATGGTTTGGCAGCGGAAAATAA
- a CDS encoding DUF421 domain-containing protein, whose protein sequence is MHMHIFEGARHLSNSEWVIRAIIAYIFLILVAKAMGQRSIAQLRFLDVVLVLLLGGNISNALSDEKVGLLGSMITTFILVVLHIISSVLMLKWDRWRRFLEPAPIILIHNGSIDFSNLKKARITVEYLFSELRMRNVSDIQTIKLALWEANGVVSIFRYPEYEAVSRLDLKVAGKKSPVSFVLVKDGRIQKDVLALLGKTEAWARKFLEESTEVESIMLATVDESHKINILLKK, encoded by the coding sequence ATGCATATGCATATTTTTGAAGGAGCACGGCATCTTTCTAATAGTGAATGGGTTATTCGGGCTATTATAGCATACATATTTTTAATATTAGTTGCGAAAGCGATGGGGCAAAGGTCTATCGCACAACTTCGTTTTTTAGATGTTGTATTAGTGTTATTGCTTGGTGGGAATATTTCTAACGCATTGTCTGATGAAAAAGTAGGGTTACTGGGCTCGATGATTACAACGTTCATACTCGTTGTACTTCATATTATAAGCTCAGTTTTAATGCTGAAATGGGATAGATGGAGACGTTTTTTAGAGCCAGCACCTATCATTCTTATACATAATGGTTCCATTGATTTTAGCAATTTGAAAAAGGCGAGAATTACCGTGGAATATTTGTTTTCGGAACTTCGTATGCGAAATGTGAGCGATATTCAAACGATTAAATTAGCATTATGGGAAGCGAACGGTGTCGTTTCTATATTTCGGTATCCAGAATATGAAGCAGTTTCACGGCTTGATCTTAAAGTGGCGGGAAAAAAATCTCCAGTTTCTTTTGTATTAGTAAAGGATGGGAGGATACAGAAAGATGTTCTTGCATTATTAGGAAAAACAGAAGCGTGGGCGAGAAAATTTCTAGAGGAGAGTACAGAAGTCGAATCCATTATGTTAGCTACAGTAGATGAATCACATAAAATAAATATTTTGTTAAAAAAATGA